The Azospirillum brasilense genome window below encodes:
- a CDS encoding sodium:proton antiporter has product MTDAQPTRHRLSRSLAAPLAALAGLAAAGLPGLALAAEAAGAPHLDGRDLNVFWVIPFVGILLSIALMPLLAPSFWHHHFGKVAAGWAIAFLLPFALTFGAGLATYELLHTLLLEYIPFIVLLTALFTVAGGVRICGTLVGTPLANTLGLGLGTLLASLMGTTGASMLLIRPLIRANEHRRHKVHTVVFFIFLVSNVGGSLTPLGDPPLFLGFLKGVSFFWPTLHLFWPMMLVSGCLLAIYFVVDLYLHTKDPGKHPLIEGVHEREPVRVEGAVNLLLLVAIVGAVLLSGVWHPGVGVEIYHIQVPLETIVSNLLLLGITGLSLKLTSARSRRLNAFTWGPILEVAKLFAAIFLTIIPAIAILRAGTDGALGAIIAAVNQDGQPVPAAYFWAAGLLSSFLDNAPTYLIFFNTAGGDAQVLMTDLAVTLAAISAGAVFMGANTYIGNAPNFMVKAIAEERGVAMPSFFGYMLWSFGILVPLFILVTWVFFL; this is encoded by the coding sequence CCCTGGCCGCTCTGGCGGGCCTCGCCGCCGCTGGACTGCCAGGGCTGGCCCTGGCGGCGGAAGCGGCGGGGGCTCCGCATCTCGACGGGCGCGACCTGAACGTCTTCTGGGTGATTCCCTTCGTCGGGATTTTGCTGTCCATCGCCCTGATGCCGCTGCTGGCGCCGTCCTTCTGGCATCATCATTTCGGCAAGGTCGCCGCCGGCTGGGCCATCGCCTTTCTGCTGCCCTTCGCGCTGACCTTCGGGGCCGGCCTCGCCACCTACGAGCTGCTGCACACGCTGCTTCTCGAATACATCCCCTTCATCGTTCTGCTGACCGCCCTGTTCACGGTGGCGGGCGGCGTGCGGATCTGCGGTACTCTGGTGGGAACGCCACTGGCGAACACATTGGGGCTGGGGCTGGGCACGCTGCTGGCGAGCCTGATGGGGACGACCGGCGCCTCGATGCTGCTGATCCGCCCGCTGATCCGCGCCAACGAGCATCGGCGGCACAAGGTGCACACCGTCGTCTTCTTCATCTTCCTGGTGTCGAACGTCGGCGGCTCCCTGACGCCGCTGGGCGATCCGCCGCTGTTCCTGGGCTTCCTGAAGGGGGTCAGCTTCTTCTGGCCGACCCTGCACCTGTTCTGGCCGATGATGCTGGTGTCCGGCTGCCTGCTGGCGATCTACTTCGTGGTCGACCTCTATCTGCACACCAAGGACCCCGGCAAGCACCCGCTGATCGAGGGCGTGCATGAGCGGGAGCCGGTGCGGGTCGAAGGGGCCGTCAACCTGCTCCTCCTCGTCGCCATCGTCGGCGCGGTGCTGCTGAGCGGTGTCTGGCATCCGGGGGTGGGGGTGGAGATCTACCACATCCAGGTGCCGCTGGAGACGATCGTCAGCAACCTGCTGCTTCTCGGCATCACCGGCCTGTCGCTGAAGCTGACCAGTGCGCGCAGCCGCCGTCTGAATGCCTTCACCTGGGGCCCGATCCTGGAGGTGGCGAAGCTGTTCGCTGCGATCTTCCTGACCATCATCCCGGCCATCGCCATCCTGCGGGCGGGCACGGACGGGGCGCTGGGCGCCATCATTGCAGCGGTGAACCAGGACGGCCAGCCGGTGCCGGCGGCCTATTTCTGGGCGGCGGGCCTGCTGTCCAGCTTCCTCGACAACGCGCCGACCTATCTGATCTTCTTCAACACCGCCGGCGGCGACGCGCAGGTGTTGATGACCGACCTCGCCGTGACCCTGGCGGCCATTTCGGCGGGTGCGGTGTTCATGGGCGCCAACACCTACATCGGCAACGCACCGAACTTCATGGTCAAGGCCATCGCCGAGGAGCGCGGTGTGGCCATGCCGAGCTTCTTCGGCTACATGCTGTGGTCCTTCGGCATCCTGGTGCCGCTGTTCATCCTGGTGACCTGGGTGTTCTTCCTGTAG